In Lagopus muta isolate bLagMut1 chromosome 20, bLagMut1 primary, whole genome shotgun sequence, the following proteins share a genomic window:
- the YWHAE gene encoding 14-3-3 protein epsilon isoform X1: MDDREDLVYQAKLAEQAERYDEMVESMKKVAGMDVELTVEERNLLSVAYKNVIGARRASWRIISSIEQKEENKGGEDKLKMIREYRQMVETELKLICCDILDVLDKHLIPAANTGESKVFYYKMKGDYHRYLAEFATGNDRKEAAENSLVAYKAASDIAMTELPPTHPIRLGLALNFSVFYYEILNSPDRACRLAKAAFDDAIAELDTLSEESYKDSTLIMQLLRDNLTLWTSDMQGDGEEQNKEALQDVEDENQ, translated from the exons AAATGGTTGAATCAATGAAGAAAGTGGCTGGAATGGATGTGGAGTTGACAGTGGAAGAAAGAAACCTGCTTTCTGTTGCGTATAAAAACGTGATTGGAGCCAGAAGAGCTTCCTGGAGAATAATCAGCAGCattgaacagaaagaagaaaacaaaggaggagaagataaattaaaaatgattcgGGAATATCGGCAAATG gttGAGACTGAACTGAAGTTAATCTGTTGTGACATTCTGGATGTACTGGACAAACACCTCATTCCAGCAGCTAACACTGGCGAGTCCAAGGTTTTCTATTACAAAAT GAAGGGGGACTACCATAGGTATCTGGCTGAGTTTGCCACAGGAAATGACAGGAAGGAGGCTGCAGAGAACAGCTTGGTGGCTTACAAGGCTGCTAGTGATATTGCAATGACAGAACTCCCACCAACACATCCTATCCGCCTAGGACTTGCCCTCAACTTCTCTGTATTCTACTATGAAATTCTTAATTCTCCTGATCGTGCCTGCAG GTTGGCGAAAGCAGCTTTTGATGATGCTATTGCAGAACTGGATACGCTGAGTGAAGAAAGCTATAAGGACTCTACACTTATCATGCAGTTGTTACGTGATAACCTGACACTATGGACTTCAGACATGCAGGGTGATG GTGAAGAACAGAATAAAGAAGCGCTGCAGGATGTGGAAGATGAAAACCAGTGA
- the YWHAE gene encoding 14-3-3 protein epsilon isoform X2 produces the protein MDDREDLVYQAKLAEQAERYDEMVESMKKVAGMDVELTVEERNLLSVAYKNVIGARRASWRIISSIEQKEENKGGEDKLKMIREYRQMVETELKLICCDILDVLDKHLIPAANTGESKVFYYKMKGDYHRYLAEFATGNDRKEAAENSLVAYKAASDIAMTELPPTHPIRLGLALNFSVFYYEILNSPDRACRLAKAAFDDAIAELDTLSEESYKDSTLIMQLLRDNLTLWTSDMQGDDS, from the exons AAATGGTTGAATCAATGAAGAAAGTGGCTGGAATGGATGTGGAGTTGACAGTGGAAGAAAGAAACCTGCTTTCTGTTGCGTATAAAAACGTGATTGGAGCCAGAAGAGCTTCCTGGAGAATAATCAGCAGCattgaacagaaagaagaaaacaaaggaggagaagataaattaaaaatgattcgGGAATATCGGCAAATG gttGAGACTGAACTGAAGTTAATCTGTTGTGACATTCTGGATGTACTGGACAAACACCTCATTCCAGCAGCTAACACTGGCGAGTCCAAGGTTTTCTATTACAAAAT GAAGGGGGACTACCATAGGTATCTGGCTGAGTTTGCCACAGGAAATGACAGGAAGGAGGCTGCAGAGAACAGCTTGGTGGCTTACAAGGCTGCTAGTGATATTGCAATGACAGAACTCCCACCAACACATCCTATCCGCCTAGGACTTGCCCTCAACTTCTCTGTATTCTACTATGAAATTCTTAATTCTCCTGATCGTGCCTGCAG GTTGGCGAAAGCAGCTTTTGATGATGCTATTGCAGAACTGGATACGCTGAGTGAAGAAAGCTATAAGGACTCTACACTTATCATGCAGTTGTTACGTGATAACCTGACACTATGGACTTCAGACATGCAGGGTGATG ATTCCTAA